In the genome of Lactuca sativa cultivar Salinas chromosome 3, Lsat_Salinas_v11, whole genome shotgun sequence, the window atCTCTTAAAACCTTATGTCAAAGGTGGTTGGGTTTCTATGACACATTTGGTGGGATACATTTTAATTTCTTTTGtcattatgttttgaaatgattttgattTCGACTTTTGTGGTAACGTCTAAAAGGTATCCCCGTAATAATATACTTCCGTTAGCTAAAAAATTATCTTAATTCTTTTGACTCTTTACtaatgtgaatcacatataaacatttataactaaacattatatataataaatatataaaccaTATTTAagactatatttattaaaaaaaaaattaaatagatACATAAAAATTTCATCTTTACATATTGGCAAATGCTAACAACGTGTAGCCAGAGTTTGGCTGATTTAATTGCTCGAAACTAGGCATGGCAattgggttgggttcgggttggcgggtcacgggttggcgggttggcgggttgaaattcagaaactcaacccaacccatataatatatgggttggcGGGTTGTCGGGTCACGGGTTGACGGGTTGGAAacatcaacccaacccaacccatataacccgtataaatatatgggttggcgAGTTCACATGGTGGTTCGAACCCAACACGTATAACCCATTTAATAagcaacacattttaagatgaaattgaaaaatccaaataaaatgaAGTCTAAAAGTcataaacattaaacataaattcataaacatccaaaataaatattaaacataaagTCATAAACATCCAAATAAAACTCTAAAAATCAAAACATTCACGAAAAAGTGCAATTGTTCAAACATGCTATAGAGTGTAGATTGTTACTTGCCGTAGAGAGAAAGGAAGGTGGGTCGAAAACGTCAAAGCTGACAAGAGTGAGTGCAAACAACGATGAGCGGATGAGGAGCGGGTGAGGATTGGCCCGATGAGTGATTAAATCGTAAGTTCGTGATGTTGCTTCCTTCGAAGATCGGTCCTTAACTCCTTAATCTTTATCCTTCATTCGATCGTTCGTGAATGTGGAGACTGGAGCGGGTGaggaacaattttttttattaaggcaCGCAAATACGTAATGGCTGGCTGCACAAGGACTCAACAGTCAACACTCAAGGAGTCAAGGTCAAAGATGGATGACGGGATCATGAGACACAAGCCCAACAGTAGCCCACAACACAATGCCACATTGCCCAAACATATGGCTGATGATATACGAAATTACGAACGAATACCAAATTAAGTGTTAAGGATATGATAAATAGAAACTAATAGTATAATATGATGTTAGATtgttaaaaattaaaagaaatagataattaaatatattagtcgggttggcgggttgacccGCGAACCCAAACAGGTAACCCAACCTAACCCattaaataaacgggttggcgggttgacgggttgacgggttggcgggtcagaaATCTCAACCCTAACCCACTTAttttcgtgtcgggttcgtgtcgggTTACGGGTTGGGTCGAGAGTTGCCACCCCTACTCGAAACTAGTAGTTTTTTTCCCATAAGTTTAATAgctaaatataatataatatatataatattataactgTAACATTTAATATCAACAAAAATAGACCATTCCTTGTATAATTAAATACAGCCGGCGGCTATATATCCATATACAGCGATACTACTCCAccctatatttatatatataaactctCATTTCTTCTAATCTTCTCCGATCGACCGACAACCGCTACTCGCCTCCGCCACCACCAGCATCTCGCCGGAAACAATCATATCGATACATATAGTTCACTTATCACTGGTCCGATGGACGAAAAGTATCTGCAATTGTTTGTAGATGAAACGTCGTTGACCAACCAGCTTGTGCTCGGAGCACTGCTGCCGGAGAAGATTTGGACGCCGCTGCCACACTTTTTTCAGACATGGCTCCGGAATTACACCGCCGGAACCCTAGTTTACTTCATCACAAGTTTTCTTTGGAGCTTCTATGTTTATTTCTACAAATACAACGTTTACGTTCCTAAAGGTATGTTATAAATTGTTAAGTATAATTTAATTTATCATCATATACtctttaaaaaaaacttatatttttctGAAGTTAGttacaaatattatatatttcGTCTTTTTAATTAATTGCATTTATTGGAATTCATTTAATCCACATTGAATTTATTTCCTTTTTCGCTTCTTATAATTTAAAGGGGGATTAACctatttattttgaatttataataGAAAAATGATTCATGGGGAATAATAATTACTTGCATGCAAAAACAGgtgttaaataatatttattcgaTAAAAAAAGggaaatttatgaaaaaaaatatatttctttcacATGGCCTTTTTTTCAATGATTTAAGGTCGGCAACGTGGTGGGTTCGAAGttgatttgatttttatttacTTGCCTTAAAAAATGTTagtaatattaatatataaaaaagatTTAAATATGATGTATACATGTGCATTGCCAATGGTTTCAGGCTGGACTTTAAGTTTGAATGTTAGattatttttctaaaaaagaCAGCTCCTTTTTATGTATATATCAAAATAATgttcaaaaatgaataaaaataaagttttttttattggaaAATTGAGATTGATCAAGTGAGTTTCTGTATTTTTCAGCTACATTTTGTTTTTAAGGATTTTCTGTAGACTacaataattatttatatttttataaacataaattaaaatttacatgacaaaatacaaaaattGAAATACCTAATTCTTTTTTACAGAACTAATTTGATTAACTCTTATGTcacaattacaaaaaaaaaaaaaaaaaaaaaaaaaaaaaaaaaaaaaaacatataatttgATTTGTTGGTATATTTCGATTCCACCTACGTTAATCTACAATAAATTAATGGCAGAAAATTAATAAACAAAGTGTACATTTAGCAATTAATtatcatatttttcttttaattaataatagtgAAACACTTTTTCTTAATACAAACCTTTTTCTTTAATTTGAGAAAATATAACTATTTAATGGTATATTAATAGCTTCCAAAATCTtactcaagaaaaaaaaaaataaataaaaaaataaaaatatctctTTAAGACACCTCTAACCAAAAAGTCAAAATGGCTCTTGGTTTGGCTTGTATGTACTATGTATGATTGTTTGAATCCGAAGAATATAAAcgatgcttattttattctttgAAATAAAAAATGACCATTTGTGATTTTAGTTTACAACTTATATAAGATATAAGTACGATAATAAACATTTTATCTTGATAATAAAATCTTTTATGCAGATGCTTATAGAGTACTCCGTATATTTACTCTACATGAAATTCCAACCAATAAAATCTCTTTTCATTTTATTATTCCCAAGACAAATATTAAACCATATTACCAAAGGGCTTCTAGCTTAGTTTAGTGGTATCAGATGTTTCAAGTCCCGTTGTGAACATAAATAGAATTAGGTGTTAATTTAAGAGTATATTAGATTTGTCGGTTCAAAAAACAAAAACTTTGAAAGAAATGGCTCCACAATGTCCCCTTATTATCATTAATAAAAAATCTTCCTAAGATGTTTTTTTATTAGTtgtcttcattttttttttgatacTATTCAAAAAAACAAATACATTGAAATAAATGGCTCCACAATGTCCCTTAATTATCATTAGTAAAAAAAATCTTTCTAGGATGTTTTTTTTCTTAGTTGtcttcatatttttttaatactaTATTTATTAGTGTCTGTTTAATTATTAGTGATTTGGTGTTAATGTAACAAAAATATTGAAATAAGTGGCTGCATAACGTTCCCTAATTATCTAATCAAAAAATCTTCTTAAGATGTTATATTATTAgttgttttcatatttttttaatactaTATTTATTAATGTCTGTTTAATTATTAGTGATTTGGTGTTAATGTAACAAAAACATTGAAATAAGTGGCTTCATAACGTTCCCTAATTATCTAATCAAAAAATCTTCTTAAGATGTTATATTAGTAgttgttttcatatttttttaatactaTATTTATTAGTGTCTGTTTAATTATTAGTGATTTGGTGTTAATGTAACAAAAACATTGAAATAAGTGGCTTCATAACGTTCCCTAATTATCTAATCAAAAAATCTTCTTAAGATGTTATATTAGTAgttgttttcatatttttttaatactaTATTTATTAGTGTCTGTTTAATTATTAGTGATTTGGTGTTAATGTAACAAAAACATTGAAATAAGTGGCTTCATAACGTTCCCTAATTATCTAATCAAAAAATCTTCTTAAGATGTTATATTATTAGTTGtcttcatatttttttaatactaTATTTATTAGTGTCTGTTTAATTATTAGTGATTTGGTGTTAATGTAACAAAAACATTGAAATAAGTGGCTTCATAACGTTCCCTAATTATCTAATAAAAAAATCTTCTTAAGATGTTATATTATTAGTTgtctttcatatttttttaatactactaaagtttttttaattattagtGATTTGGTGTTAATGTATTATCTTTTCAATTAATTAAGTTAATAATACCAATTAATTTGTATGTATACTTAAGGTTTAGAGAGTCCTGATCCTTCCCAAACGGCttctcatatcatatcatatgagTTTATCTCTTTCATCGTTATTTCTCATCTCTTCCAACTCTttcaattttttaattaaatacaaattaattaaaattatacaaaACTAATTCTCAAACTAATTAAAAACATACACAACTAATTTGATACAATCTTTATACATGAAGTACAATAATCAAGGCATAGAGCATTCCACGTCTCATCAATTCCAACCATGGTACATAATCGTTGCACTGACAGTACTAACAGTGCCGCCCCTACCCCGCCACGAACTATCcacaattatatttatttttcaattaAGTCACTTTTGCCTACATTTGAAAAGATTCGTAGATCCATTCAACTTGTAATTATAAACTAATCAAGTTGCTATATATGAAAGACAAAAATATCTTTTTGTTAATATTATTATGTAAGGCAAAATAAATGATAAATTTAGTTGTAACGTTTATTATAATCGGTTCTAATATTTGTAACAATGGAGTAGTTAAAAAGATTCCAATACACCACGAGAACTTTAATTAATAACCAAAGAATATTTACATGTGCAACTTGATTTTTGTCCGATACAAAGTATAAATTAGTAATGTTAATTAATTGATTTTATAACATAGTTATCAAAATCTTCCAAAtatagaagaaaaaaaatatacatgTGTTAATTCGTAGATTACTTAACATAAACAGAAGGCTgcctcctttttttttttttttttttttgtagttaaTAAAAATGTCTCAAACTTTTAATCTAACATCATAAGTTATgtattttgttttaaaaagtaACAATTAATTTGATAAATATCATATGTATCTCATGAAGATTGTATCATTTATGCAAAATTTAATATTTCCTGGTCAAAAACTTTTATATGCTAATTAAATATCACATTTGTTTTTGATTATGATAGGCTAATATGATGCGATTTACCATTTTCTTATACATTAATATACTGATTTAAGCTAATGAGATATTTTTATTAGAAAGTTTAAGAAACAAATAAACAGCATGTTAAATTGCTATCAAATTCAagcattttaacttttaaaacaatatcaatttttttttttattaatttatgatAAAGAGGGAAACATTATATTTTGGATGCATAAAGTGGATAATTTGTGATAGGAGATATGGTCTCCCTTCATGTCTAAGAATACTTCCTCTTTCGTGGTCTTACATCTTACTTTCAAATGTTGGCAAATGAAAGTTCACATTTCCATTTCATATAAGTCATGTTGCAACTTGCAAGTTATTTAGACTAATTATCGAATTTGGGTCGTATTTGGTATACGTATACCATGTTATATATATGTCATATTAAActaagatatttaatttcttgtttttttggattattttgaGTTTTTGACAAACCAAAAAAAAGAAACGACTATACAGACTATGTTTCAATAAGTTAtagattttttgaaaaaaatattccCAATATTCTTCTaactatttttaatatttaaatttgagtTTGTTCACTAActatcatattaaaaataaatttcttGTAATATGGTAATTagttacaaaaaatatatatccTGAAATGTTATTATTCTTATTTTGACCAGATTTTTAATAATCAATAATATTGAAAAGctattataaaaattatattgCTTGTTATTTACATGATAGGAATTCAACTCTAGTTTTGACTATTtttttttggaacccaaatttgtaaAGTGACTTTTTTTGGTTTAgttgttttctctaaaatattCAAATATCCACATTAtagttgttttgttttgttttttctggAACCCAAATTTGTAACATTATATTTTTACAATCGTGAGACTTATAAGGATATACAAAAAGTCCTATCCGTATTTTGAATTAAGGACTTTTTACGGTTTGCATATTTGCCAAGTTTTactttaaatttcaatatttactttaaattaataatatttgttatttatttgtCTTATAATATTCAACTATCCTtttacatatttttatattttattttaaatttattagttatgttaatttaaatataaataattgaCAAGTTATTATTTAATACttactttaatttaataatatgtattatTCATTTTccttataatatttaattatacttttacacattcttatatgttattttaaatttgttaattattatatcaattagtttttttttatagtttttatttctTATTTGTTATTGTTTTAGCTAGTCTgttaattatatgatttatatCCTAGTTTTTGTATTATATTTCGAGTTCGTTTCTTGTTAATTAGTCGGTTTTTCCATAAAAGATAGTTACTCGTTACACAATTCTCTCTTGTTACCTACCACATGATAATTCTAGATGTAGTATGATCCAAATGGAGTTTTTGAAAATCAGTCTTATGGTATTTGGAAATTGGAAGAATTATATGTTATTTTGTAATCAGCTTTAcatgagaatatatatatatatatatatatatatatatatatatatatatatatatatatatatatatatatatatatatatatatatatatatatatatatatatatatatatatatatatatatatatatatatatatatatatgtattataatttttaatgtgaAGTTCTAATTACCACAAGTATATAAAGTcaaacatatataaataattaacaaaaagaGAATGTGAAGTAGACCCCCGTCTTACTTATATATATCGCTGTCCTCCTTTCAACTCCACAAATCACCACTTTCCCTCGTCTTTCCACCTCCAAAACACTAGTTACCTCATCCTTCATCCACCATCCGCCATTGTTATCCCAAAACTATGGACAATTACCTTCAATTATTCATCAAAGAAACCACTCTGTACAATCAATTAGTGCTCGGAAGTTTGTTACCGGAAAATCTGTGGACTCCGCTCCCACACGCCGTCCAAGGGTGGCTCCGTAACTACATTGCCGCCACCATTCTTTACTTCGTCTCCGGCTTCCTCTTATCCTTCAACATTTACCACTTCAAGCGTAATATCTTTCTTCCCAAAGGTTAGATTAAACACCCGAATTTGGTTAAGTCAATTTTGGGGGTTTTGTTGTCGATTTCGGTTTCTGTTTTGCGATTATCAGTTCATGTTTTTGACAATTGATTTGTGACGATTTGATCGAATTTAACAGCTGATTACATGGGTCTTGTTTAATTTGAATCTTTAGTTGGTTTGTGATTGTTATATACTTACTTATATATCAGCAATTGTGAAGTTAATCGATTTTAGTTATTGAAATCTTGTAAATTGGGTTTACAGATGCAATTCCTTCAAGAAAAGCAATGggtttacaaatatatgtggCAATGAAGGCGATGCCATGGTATTGTCTTCTTCCTACGATCTCGGAGTACATGGTTGAAAATGGATGGACCAGATGTTTTTCAAGGATAAGTGACGTTGgctggttttcatatgttttgaatttagggttttatcTCATACTCGTTGAATTCGGTATTTATTGGATGCATAGAGAGTTACATGACATTAAACCTCTCTACAAATACCTTCACGCAACTCATCATATCTACAATAAGCAAAACACACTTTCACCTTTCGCCGGTTAGTCCCCTTTTCATATCACTTGCATGCATATCAATATCAAACTGGTACGCATATCAAATGTGATTCATACCGGTATGAATCAAGTCTGATTGTATGTATTATGTCTGATGCAACAAATTGCATCAGACCTATATGCAGCATGCATCAAACCTGATGCATAGCACATAATAGGTTATTGCATAAATAACCTGATGGATCAAGTCTAGACCTTATGCATATATAATATGCATAAGGATTAAGGCCTGATCCATATAGTACGCATAAGGCCTGATGTATGATTACATCAAGCCTGGATGTGTTTTGGTGAACAAAACAATATCATTGatatttttgtttatgattttggattAGGTTTGGCATTCCATCCTATAGATGGTATACTGCAAGCCGTACCACATGTTATCGCGCTATTCCTAGTGCCAACACATTTCACAACGCACATAGGTTTGTTATTTATTGAAGCCATATGGACTGCAAACATTCATGATTGTGTAGATGGGAAAATATGGCCCGTTATGGGTGCAGGCTACCACACtattcatcatacaacataccgaCATAACTATGGGCATTATACCGTATGGATGGATTGGATGTTTGGCACACTTCGTGATCCTTTAGAAGACGAAGAGACCAAAAAGATGTGACTTTGATTGGTGTCTTGTTTTGGATTGTGTTGTGTTTATGTAAAGAACTATTTTTTCGATGGTTTTATATCAGTTAATTTgagttatattttatttatagcaGGTTAAACTGATCACAATAGAAAAAAAAGGTTtgacataacatacaattgttacATGGACAAAAGAATTGAACTCACACCAATTCATATTCCGATATATTTGTTCATTTTACATGACGAAAAAAGGGCGAAAAAAAGATAATTAAAATCAAGAAGTGGATACCTTGTGACCTATGCTCAATATAACATACAATGATACAAAGGACTGGTAATAACAATAACACTCatttttcataacaaaacaatacaaaacatcaAGAAAAAAAAAGACGAAAAGCTTGAGCAACAAGTTACCTTTCTTACACGAAACTTGCTCAACAAGTAATCACCAAACCAACCCTTTTCGTCTTCTAAACATGTCAACACTCATTCGAGACTTTTCCGGCTTGTTTGTTGGCTTCTTCGACTTCTCGAGTCTACTATCTAAACTATTTCTAGAAACTTCCGGAAGGTTAGCACGCAACTCAAACGTATCTCCAGAAACCGTGGAGCCACTTTCGGACACTTTCTTTTGATTCTCAACATCCGGTATTATTGAGGGTTTTGTGCCATTAATGGAAGTTTTCGATTTTCCAAGGGCCAAAACGAACTTTTTTAAGTGGCGTATGAACTCGGGATAGAACTCAAGGTTACAATGGCCTCCACCGGTTAGCCATAATGGTTCATATTTGTTCTTGCAAAGCTCCCATAGTTGTTTCCCATGTGAATGATCCACAACTTCATCCGATGTTCCCTATAAGCAACgagttaaatttatatatattgaATTTACATTTATTAAGTGATGACTTTTCAAAAAATTGTTCCCTTAAAtgtttttccttccattttctcaaATATATTTTAAgcgtattttatattaatggaaaaaaaaataGATCGATAAATCTTACATGTATGACAAGAACCGGGCAACTCACTAAACTTATCTTCTCAATATTCTGAAACCaaccaaaagcataacaaaaagAGTTAACAACATTTCATTTACAAGATTTAAAAAGAATTTAATCAAAAAAACGTATATTATTatgcaaaaaaaatataataattaccTTATAAATGTCAAACCAATAGGTTCGTTTGACAGGATACAAAACCCTTAGGCCCGAAAGGATTGGACTATGTAGAACCAAACCTCTTAAATCGGGTATTCGTGATCCAAGGTCAATGGTGGGCCCACTACCAACAGATTGACCATATAAAATTAGTTGATCATCTTTGACTTCGTATTTTTCCTTTAGACATTTATATACCGCATCAATGTCCGCATATGTATTACATTCGGATGGCTGTTAAttaaaaaaagagaaattaaataataatttctctTAAAAAAATGGTTGTCAATTGTCatcttatttaaaaaaagaaatctCCAATAAAGTTCCAATATTTTGGTTCAATTTATGGTTTAATCTCGACTTTTATTTTTTGATCAGATAACAAACAAGTCTTTATTTATTTTCAACAAAAATGACATTATCGTATAAAATTAGATAATTGAGACTTTTCTGTTCAAAATATTAGATAATTGAGACTTTTCTgttcagaaaataaaaattaagatTAAACTGTAAACTTTATCAGGGATTTCGCTATTTAAAACCATagatttgtttataaaaaaatattaaaaaaaaagtgtaaatgAAGTTAATAGTAAACCTTTCCGGTTGATTGCCCATATCCGGAGTAGTCGTAGCTGCATATATACATCAGATAACGGTTTAGACATTTGAAATTATGGTctaatgcaagaaataacaatatactttcatttcttcctattttATCAATCTTATAAGAATAAAAAGCAATTTTCTTTGCTATAATTTGGTAGGTTTTTCAAATATCAAttctttaataagaaaaaaaaaatgaaaacactaTGTTGTGATAGGAAGAAATcgaagtaggacactataatatACAAATAAATGGAAGTTTGTTACTATTTCTTGGATTAAGTGGGTGTTTGGATATGCGTTTTGAAAGTGATTATTGTCACTTGAAGAATCAAAATCAGATAATCAGTTTATTAAAGCTAGGGTTAGATACgtaattttatatttatcttGATAAtcagttttcttataacaactaCTTGTACGCTTTTCTACATTTGATTTCTTTGACACaaaatgttttgaacaagaaGTTGCATATGAACAAGGTTCtacataaaccctaattgaacAAGATCAAACGTTGGTTTCTTTCCTTTTTGACTCGACCACCTTCAATTTCTTACTAAATTAGTAGTAAAAATACCAAATTTCTTGAAATTTGTGTATTAAAACGAACTTACTAAAGAGAGAAATGATCAATTTCAACCTTTTTAAGCGAAATTAATCAACACCCACTAAATTCCAGATAATAAATTGAAAAAGAATCAAGAAAAATACCCAACAAGATTAACACGAAGACGGAGGCTCAATTCGACAAAAAGCTCGAACATCTGACCCAAATCGGCAGCATTACCATGAGAATAAAGAAGTGTAGCAGAAGCTTTTGGGTGTTTAATATGTACAGTAACGATTTCGTTGCCTTTTTTAGTTCGAAGCTTTAGCACGTCGACGCCTTCCTTCCTAGGAACCTCCGGAATAAAGAGTTGGCCGCCGCAGGACTCGTCGGCTTCCACCGTGTAAGACGGCGGAGTAGGTGGGAAGAAGGCGAACTTAGCTGCGATTGATGAAGTTACTCCTCCCATCTATGGTTGGTCTGCTTCAGGTGAGTTCGATTCATAAATAAAGTCTCGAACTTTTTAATAATTTGGGTTTCTGGGGTTTAAAATCCGATTGTTAAATCTTCAGATCTCCTTTTTTCAGGGGGGATTTGGGTGGATAACAGTGGTGATAATTACAAGTGACGACAAAAGGTTGTGGGGAGATAGTGGTGAGCTGCGATGTGTCACTGATGTTTTAGGTGGTGGGGGCGGGGGGAGTGTTGCTTTGGGGCGGCGCGTGGGTTTTGATGATTGGAGCGTGGAGGATTTCTATTGAAGAATGGGGT includes:
- the LOC111909846 gene encoding uncharacterized protein LOC111909846 isoform X1, whose protein sequence is MGGVTSSIAAKFAFFPPTPPSYTVEADESCGGQLFIPEVPRKEGVDVLKLRTKKGNEIVTVHIKHPKASATLLYSHGNAADLGQMFELFVELSLRLRVNLVGYDYSGYGQSTGKPSECNTYADIDAVYKCLKEKYEVKDDQLILYGQSVGSGPTIDLGSRIPDLRGLVLHSPILSGLRVLYPVKRTYWFDIYKNIEKISLVSCPVLVIHGTSDEVVDHSHGKQLWELCKNKYEPLWLTGGGHCNLEFYPEFIRHLKKFVLALGKSKTSINGTKPSIIPDVENQKKVSESGSTVSGDTFELRANLPEVSRNSLDSRLEKSKKPTNKPEKSRMSVDMFRRRKGLVW
- the LOC111909847 gene encoding delta(7)-sterol-C5(6)-desaturase isoform X1; the protein is MDEKYLQLFVDETSLTNQLVLGALLPEKIWTPLPHFFQTWLRNYTAGTLVYFITSFLWSFYVYFYKYNVYVPKDAIPSRKAMGLQIYVAMKAMPWYCLLPTISEYMVENGWTRCFSRISDVGWFSYVLNLGFYLILVEFGIYWMHRELHDIKPLYKYLHATHHIYNKQNTLSPFAGLAFHPIDGILQAVPHVIALFLVPTHFTTHIGLLFIEAIWTANIHDCVDGKIWPVMGAGYHTIHHTTYRHNYGHYTVWMDWMFGTLRDPLEDEETKKM
- the LOC111909846 gene encoding uncharacterized protein LOC111909846 isoform X2, producing MGGVTSSIAAKFAFFPPTPPSYTVEADESCGGQLFIPEVPRKEGVDVLKLRTKKGNEIVTVHIKHPKASATLLYSHGNAADLGQMFELFVELSLRLRVNLVGYDYSGYGQSTGKPSECNTYADIDAVYKCLKEKYEVKDDQLILYGQSVGSGPTIDLGSRIPDLRGLVLHSPILSGLRVLYPVKRTYWFDIYKNIEKISLVSCPVLVIHLWIIHMGNNYGSFARTNMNHYG
- the LOC111909847 gene encoding delta(7)-sterol-C5(6)-desaturase isoform X2 — translated: MDNYLQLFIKETTLYNQLVLGSLLPENLWTPLPHAVQGWLRNYIAATILYFVSGFLLSFNIYHFKRNIFLPKDAIPSRKAMGLQIYVAMKAMPWYCLLPTISEYMVENGWTRCFSRISDVGWFSYVLNLGFYLILVEFGIYWMHRELHDIKPLYKYLHATHHIYNKQNTLSPFAGLAFHPIDGILQAVPHVIALFLVPTHFTTHIGLLFIEAIWTANIHDCVDGKIWPVMGAGYHTIHHTTYRHNYGHYTVWMDWMFGTLRDPLEDEETKKM